In a single window of the Lagenorhynchus albirostris chromosome 19, mLagAlb1.1, whole genome shotgun sequence genome:
- the VPS4A gene encoding vacuolar protein sorting-associated protein 4A isoform X1, translating to MTTSTLQKAIDLVTKATEEDKAKNYEEALRLYQHAVEYFLHAIKYEAHSDKAKESIRAKCMQYLDRAEKLKDYLRNKEKHGKKPVKENQSESKGSDSDSEGDNPEKKKLQEQLMGAVVMEKPNIRWNDVAGLEGAKEALKEAVILPIKFPHLFTGKRTPWRGILLFGPPGTGKSYLAKAVATEANNSTFFSVSSSDLMSKWLGESEKLVKNLFELARQHKPSIIFIDEVDSLCGSRNENESEAARRIKTEFLVQMQGVGNNNDGTLVLGATNIPWVLDSAIRRRFEKRIYIPLPEEAARAQMFRLHLGSTPHNLTDANIHELARKTEGYSGADISIIVRDSLMQPVRKVQSATHFKKVCGPSRTNPSIMIDDLLTPCSPGDPGAMEMTWMDVPGDKLLEPVVCMSDMLRSLATTRPTVNADDLLKVKKFSEDFGQES from the exons ATGACAACGTCAACCCTCCAG AAAGCCATTGATCTGGTGACAAAAGCCACAGAAGAGGATAAAGCCAAGAACTACGAGGAGGCCCTCCGGCTCTACCAGCATGCCGTGGAGTATTTCCTGCATGCTATCAAAT ATGAGGCACACAGCGACAAAGCCAAGGAGAGCATTCGAGCCAAGTGCATGCAGTACCTAGACCGGGCAGAGAAGCTGAAGGATTATTTACGAAATAAAGAGAAGCATGGCAAGAAGCCAGTCAAAGAGAACCAGAGCGAGAGCAAGGG CAGCGATAGTGACAGTGAAGGGGAtaatccagagaaaaagaaattgcaaGAACAGCTGATGG GTGCTGTCGTGATGGAGAAGCCCAACATTCGGTGGAATGACGTGGCCGGGCTGGAGGGGGCCAAGGAGGCCCTCAAAGAAGCTGTCATTTTGCCAATTAAATTCCCACACTTGTTCACAG GCAAGCGTACCCCTTGGCGGGGAATACTGCTCTTCGGACCCCCTGGCACAGGGAAATCCTACCTGGCCAAAGCAGTGGCAACGGAGGCCAACAACTCTAccttcttctctgtgtcctccTCAGACTTGATGTCTAAGTGGTTGGGGGAGAGTGAGAA GCTAGTCAAGAACCTGTTTGAGCTGGCCAGGCAGCACAAGCCCTCCATCATCTTCATTGACGAGGTGGATTCGCTCTGCGGATCCCGCAACGAAAATGAGAGTGAGGCCGCCCGAAGGATCAAAACGGAGTTCCTGGTCCAGATGCAGG gGGTGGGGAATAACAATGATGGGACTCTGGTACTTGGTGCCACAAACATCCCGTGGGTTTTGGATTCAGCCATTAGAAGGAG GTTTGAAAAGCGAATTTATATCCCATTGCCGGAGGAGGCTGCCCGTGCCCAGATGTTCCGGTTGCATCTGGGGAGCACTCCTCACAACCTCACAGACGCCAACATCCACGAGCTGGCCCGGAAGACGGAAGGCTACTCAGGCGCAGACATCAGCATCATCGTGCGGGATTCCCTCATGCAGCCCGTGAGGAAAGTACAGTCAGCGACACACTTCAAAAAG GTCTGTGGCCCTTCCCGCACCAACCCTAGCATTATGATCGACGACCTTCTGACCCCATGCTCACCAGGGGACCCAGGGGCCATGGAAATGACTTGGATGGATGTCCCCGGTGACAAACTCTTAGAGCCTGTGGTTTGCATG TCGGACATGCTCCGGTCTTTGGCCACCACTCGGCCCACCGTGAATGCAGATGACCTCCTGAAAGTGAAGAAATTCTCAGAGGACTTTGGACAGGAGAGTTAA
- the VPS4A gene encoding vacuolar protein sorting-associated protein 4A isoform X2, whose amino-acid sequence MTTSTLQKAIDLVTKATEEDKAKNYEEALRLYQHAVEYFLHAIKYEAHSDKAKESIRAKCMQYLDRAEKLKDYLRNKEKHGKKPVKENQSESKGDSDSEGDNPEKKKLQEQLMGAVVMEKPNIRWNDVAGLEGAKEALKEAVILPIKFPHLFTGKRTPWRGILLFGPPGTGKSYLAKAVATEANNSTFFSVSSSDLMSKWLGESEKLVKNLFELARQHKPSIIFIDEVDSLCGSRNENESEAARRIKTEFLVQMQGVGNNNDGTLVLGATNIPWVLDSAIRRRFEKRIYIPLPEEAARAQMFRLHLGSTPHNLTDANIHELARKTEGYSGADISIIVRDSLMQPVRKVQSATHFKKVCGPSRTNPSIMIDDLLTPCSPGDPGAMEMTWMDVPGDKLLEPVVCMSDMLRSLATTRPTVNADDLLKVKKFSEDFGQES is encoded by the exons ATGACAACGTCAACCCTCCAG AAAGCCATTGATCTGGTGACAAAAGCCACAGAAGAGGATAAAGCCAAGAACTACGAGGAGGCCCTCCGGCTCTACCAGCATGCCGTGGAGTATTTCCTGCATGCTATCAAAT ATGAGGCACACAGCGACAAAGCCAAGGAGAGCATTCGAGCCAAGTGCATGCAGTACCTAGACCGGGCAGAGAAGCTGAAGGATTATTTACGAAATAAAGAGAAGCATGGCAAGAAGCCAGTCAAAGAGAACCAGAGCGAGAGCAAGGG CGATAGTGACAGTGAAGGGGAtaatccagagaaaaagaaattgcaaGAACAGCTGATGG GTGCTGTCGTGATGGAGAAGCCCAACATTCGGTGGAATGACGTGGCCGGGCTGGAGGGGGCCAAGGAGGCCCTCAAAGAAGCTGTCATTTTGCCAATTAAATTCCCACACTTGTTCACAG GCAAGCGTACCCCTTGGCGGGGAATACTGCTCTTCGGACCCCCTGGCACAGGGAAATCCTACCTGGCCAAAGCAGTGGCAACGGAGGCCAACAACTCTAccttcttctctgtgtcctccTCAGACTTGATGTCTAAGTGGTTGGGGGAGAGTGAGAA GCTAGTCAAGAACCTGTTTGAGCTGGCCAGGCAGCACAAGCCCTCCATCATCTTCATTGACGAGGTGGATTCGCTCTGCGGATCCCGCAACGAAAATGAGAGTGAGGCCGCCCGAAGGATCAAAACGGAGTTCCTGGTCCAGATGCAGG gGGTGGGGAATAACAATGATGGGACTCTGGTACTTGGTGCCACAAACATCCCGTGGGTTTTGGATTCAGCCATTAGAAGGAG GTTTGAAAAGCGAATTTATATCCCATTGCCGGAGGAGGCTGCCCGTGCCCAGATGTTCCGGTTGCATCTGGGGAGCACTCCTCACAACCTCACAGACGCCAACATCCACGAGCTGGCCCGGAAGACGGAAGGCTACTCAGGCGCAGACATCAGCATCATCGTGCGGGATTCCCTCATGCAGCCCGTGAGGAAAGTACAGTCAGCGACACACTTCAAAAAG GTCTGTGGCCCTTCCCGCACCAACCCTAGCATTATGATCGACGACCTTCTGACCCCATGCTCACCAGGGGACCCAGGGGCCATGGAAATGACTTGGATGGATGTCCCCGGTGACAAACTCTTAGAGCCTGTGGTTTGCATG TCGGACATGCTCCGGTCTTTGGCCACCACTCGGCCCACCGTGAATGCAGATGACCTCCTGAAAGTGAAGAAATTCTCAGAGGACTTTGGACAGGAGAGTTAA